The following nucleotide sequence is from Zea mays cultivar B73 chromosome 1, Zm-B73-REFERENCE-NAM-5.0, whole genome shotgun sequence.
TAGGAAGGACTAAGCAATTTTTTAAATCATATTTGATACATCActagaagtatctataaaaggaatggatttcaaggtagccaatgcatcaaagggtttccacgcAACTCCTACAAACCTAATGCAGATTttgctagacttaaagtgtgtaaaaatcatttaaaacacaaggaaggggttgcatgcaccggggcttaccTGGGATAACACtaagttagtgtttgttagacgatgaCCACTTGGCGATCAGCTTTTGTTCTGATATTTGCTCAGTCTATCCGTCTTCAGGTTGATCCACCAATATTATCTTGTGGAGTAGCCCACCCATTACATcatcttggggtcgacttggctcatcTTCCGCATCACGTAATCAACTAGCGCACCTAATTGAAATGCATCATGCACATGATTGAATATGAGCAGGAATAGCACAAGATAAATAATGCTACACAGTAGAAAACTAAACACTTAATGGCGAGGCGCAAAACAACACCCATAAGTAAACTCTAGACATCGATAAATAACTAAACACCATAATCTCGCTTCTCTAACTCATCCGGATCAAACTCAACATCACGAAACAATAATTTATCGCAAGTTCTATGCTCTACTTAGCTAAAGCATAACACGGAAAGCTAACAATATTTAGGATAATGAATACGTATAACTTAGGATAATGAATAGAAATATTTCAATTAACTTTTAGAACTACTAATCTAGACTATTATGTATAGCACACCAACTAAATTAAGCATCCCACTAATTATTCTAACAAGTAGAGCCTTATCATACAACATAGAGTTTCACAAGATCATAATTTAAATCCTATACTTAAACCACTAAGGTTTAATACCCACTATGCAGTATTCATACTTCACCTGGAATGGACCTAACGATGATACTTGCTTTTAACTAATTAGGCCAACAATGAACACTTGCAGAATTTCTGGACAGCAGTCAGCAGTCAAATGTTTTGCTCATAACTGACAAAATATGCatacaaaaatagtaaactagaacTTTCTGAAAATCTTATAAAGTCCTCTACGACTTTTGTATTACAATCAGAACAAAATTCGACATTTAGAAATGTCAAACAGTGCTAAACCTAAATTCTGTCCAGAttggacagaattcgactactcacttcaaaaatccataactggagtttcaggcatccaaatctggtgatcctagactttttagatatctaatagaattgtctacaattcctttataaacatctcaggttAATTCAATACCTATCAaagtcaaaagacatgaaaaaggctctgctgtccagatttggacagattcagagatcacacttCAAACAACTGTAATTTAACTTATAGATCACTAAAAAGGGTGATCaaaaatttgttggaaagcttaagaaaaGTACCACAATTCTCCTATAATTACTAAAAGCTGATTCTCAGTTTAACTTAGGCAAACAACGTCATTTTCGAAATCTGTACAAAATTTGGACACATTCTGAGACTgggcttgagaaaatcataaccccCAAACTACTAGTTTTATGGCCATGATATTTTTACACCAACAAGATAACGAAGTTAGCTACAATTTATGTATAACACTttcacagaaaacatgatttactTCACTCAATTATTACCACAACAGAGAGAATGTGTGCAGCAAAATTCAGCTTAAGGACAATCAGATTCCCTAAGCAAATATCACcacaaagcacctatgctaatcgcAAAAGAATCATGGACCACCTAACTATTTAGCCCACCATTCAAGCTGACAATTATAGATAGCAAAGGAACTCATCCAAAATTAAATTCAACTAGAGAACTATAAGCACAACGTCGAGCTACAATTTAGCCCATACGTTGAGCACATGATGAACGACACCTCGGGACTTCGCTTTCATATTCATCTAATAAATTAATGCGGGTTACAGGTACTGGTGATGAATAACATAAGGAGAACAGCTATTCCTTACCGGGGTAAACGACGACGTGACCGGGACTGCATAGATCAAGATGAAGCTTTCGAACACGTCGATAGTGCGACACGAAGGAGTGTCGTGGCTGCTGCTGCTCCATGGCCTAGGGCGAGAGCAAGCACCAGGGAAAATGACATCGGCAAGCTTGAGGACGGGCAGCCCAGTTCGGTGTCGGACAGAGGCGAACTGAGCAGCGGCGCTTGCTGTCAAGTTAAGACGACGGCGATGACACAAGGCCGGAACAGTGGTGAACGACGGCGCAAGACGAGCAGGGAGAGCAGGGAGACGACGATCTGCACTACGATAGGAAAGACGCAGCAGTCCCCAGCGGCGTGGGAGGACCAGCTGGTGGCGCTGTTGCTACTCGTTGGGGTGGGCGTCAGGGGGCCGAGCACAACATCTAGAGCGGCGGCGCGGTGGTGCCTAGGAGCTGAGCAGATCCAAGGACGGAGTTGGGAGACATGGCCAGCATCAACGAACGGTGCTAGGAGCAAGCAGGCCGGGACGGGATGGCCGTGCGCCATGGCCGAGATTTGGGCGAGCTAGCAGGGGCAGCCGACGTATGGAAACTAGGAGGCCAGCAACGTTTGTCCTAGAAGCTAACGATAGCAGGGAATTTCTAGAAATTGAACGTGATGCTTGAGAAAGGAGGTGGCGTGGAGTTAGAAGATAGAGATGGCTGGGGAATTCTCGAGGAGATGACGTGGGAGGATAATAGAGATAGGGATGATGAAGAGATATTCGGTGAACATGCTGCTCAATAAAAGACAAGTCATAAGGATAGCTCATAGAAGAAACTAGTACATGGAAGGGATAATTGTGATAAAATTCAATAGAAGATATTTTTTGCATTTAGTTAACGTAGACATAGAGACAAATCTAATTTTTAAGGTTTAAAAGAGGCACATATGTGTTGGATGAAAACAATTTCAGGTATATAATTTAGACCGAATTTGATTTGGTGAACAATCGCAGGACCAGATAAATTTCTACCAGTTATTAAACGATCATTTGGATTTGTTGATGTAAACAGATTAAATTAAAACGACATTTGGGTTGCATATATTATTTTTTTGACTTTGAAAtagtaagggtctgtttggttcagcttttttctgaccagcttttctgagaatctggctgtCGGGAGAATCTGCCTGTAGAGAATCTAAGTAacattaggattacgtgcggagtAAGTTAAAGGTGTCCATAAGACTCAGGATCTAAAAAgtaacggattcctactattgtaACGACTCaatcgattatgtgtttatgttgattttgaatggtttttacccaAACAAATTTTATAAAAACTgattgaaaagctgagcgtttggcagtccgcagcagcttttggtggcctgaAGAtccaaaaagctgaaacaaacaggggctAAACCGAATCGGCTAACAATTATTACGGTTTCGGTTGGTTTGCGTTCAGTTTATTTAAACAGCCTGCCCCTAGTAGTGTCTCTACCAAATTTGTAGAGATTGCTCGAACAAGAGCGAAATAATTAGGGGACGTTTCTAATTTGCCTTAATCGATTAATTTTAAATTTGCATTCGTTTTAGTTAAATTTAGACGAATTTTCCCCGCCATCCGAACATTCGACTAATAACTCTACGCCTTATATTTCTTGGACATGAACGCGGTCGAAATTATAAACTTGAACTAATTCCGAAATTGCACTCACGCTCTCGACCAACCTAAACAGCACCGAACTCGGCATTTTTGAAGGTTACTAAAGTCCGAACTTCGTGAAATATTTTGGAGAGTCCCGATAGACATAGATGAAAATACTGATATGCGAATATGATTAGGATatcgtcggggaccataattaggggtaccctcaagacgcctaattctcagctggtaaccaccatcagcataaagctgcaaaggcctgatgggtgcgattaagtcagggatcagtccgttcgagcgactcgatcatgcctcgcccgagcctggcctcggacaagggcagccgaccccggaggatttctgtctcgcccgaggcccccctccaatggcggacacatctccggctcgcccgaggccctgccttcgctacgaagcaaccctgactaaatcgccgcaccgaccgaccaaatcgcaggagcatttaacgcaaaggtggcctgacacctttatcctgacgcgcgccccccagcagagccgaagtgaccgccgtcacttcgccgctccactgaccggcctgacaaaaggacagcgccgcctgcgccactccgactgcagtgccacttgacagagtgagactgacaggcagtcaggccctgccaaaggcaccataggaagctccgctccgcccgacccagggctcggactcgggctaagtcccggaagacggcgaactccgctccgcccgacccagggctcggactcgggctaagtcccggaagacggcgaactccgctccgcccgacccagggctcggactcgggctaagtcccggaagacggcgaactccgctccgcccgacccagggctcggactcgggctaaatcccggaagacggcgaactccgctccgcccgaccccagggctcggactcgggctaagtcccgaaagacggcgaactccgctccgcccgacccagggctcggactcgggctaaatcccggaagacggcgaactccgctccgcccgaccccagggctcggacttgggctcagccccagaagacggcgaactccgcttcgcctgaccccagggctcggactccgccctggcctctaccgaacgtcctccgcctcgcccgacccaggggctcggactcggcctcggccacggaagacagactcgacctcggcttcggaggagcctccacgtctcccaacctagggcgcaggccagtcacgtcaacaggaagcgccatcatcaccctaccccgagccgactcgggccgcagagaacaagaccggtgtcccatctggctagctccgccagataggcaatgatggcgccccgcaagctctgtgacgacggcggctctcagctctcttacggaagcgggaggacgtcagcaaggactcaaccgctccgacagctgtccctccaccaggctccgtcgctcctccgacggccacgacatcacaccagctgggtgccaagatctctccggctgccacatcggcatgtacttagggcgctagctctcccccgctagacacgtagcactctgctgcacccccattgtacacctggatccactccttacgcctataaaaggaaggaccaaggccctcttagagagggttggccgcgcggggacgaggacgggacaggcgctctcttggggccgctcgcttccctcacccgcgtggacgcttgtaaccccctactgcaagcgcacccgacctgggcgcgggacgaacacgaaggccgcgggatttccacctctctcacgcccgtctccggccacctcgcttccccccttcgtgctcgcccacgcgctcgacccatctgggctggggtacgcagcgacattcactcgtcggcttagggaccccccgtctcgaaacgccgacagttggcgcgccaggtaggggcctgctgcgtgttgacgaacagcttcccgtcaagctccagatgggcagtctccagcaacctctccggcccgggacggtgctccgtttcgggagtcttgagttcatgtccttcgacggcagctacgacatgatactcctcccaccgccgcgcgacaacgacaatagcggccgacagcccgcccgccggcggcggaatcgacgacgtcttccccgcgtagtggaagaacaacattcgagctcgccccatcctctcccccgccaacggaggaggaggaggggcaaccaaggccaagcgggaggctgcgcctcgttggctatcgagcgagtcgacgtccccagcgctccaacagggggcgcgtcgggcgtcgacctcgcatttgagacgaaggcaaacgccgtctccccgcgacacgccaatcccgagcaagcggacgacgccagtgcgctcgcggagagcttgcaggacgtcgccctcgtacctgagacggcggtgcaatcagtccccgacgtgactatgtcgctgctcgccgaccgaaaggtacccaccgattcccatcctacgtcatttcgactcagcctcaacccgcctagcgaccttgctttggcgggcgctctcgtagaggcgagatcaaaccctctggggtttcgcatgcggtcgccttgggaccggttgacggacgtctcgacctacgggccctctgggtccgaggaagatgacgaccccaacatctattgggatttctctggatttggcaaccccagtgccatgcaggacttcatgaccgcatgtga
It contains:
- the LOC115208751 gene encoding uncharacterized protein LOC115208751 precursor; this encodes MAHGHPVPACLLLAPFVDAGHVSQLRPWICSAPRHHRAAALDVVLGPLTPTPTSSNSATSWSSHAAGDCCVFPIVVQIVVSLLSLLVLRRRSPLFRPCVIAVVLT